TGTTATATCAGTTAAAACTCCCTGTATAGACTCATTTCCTTTATTATCTTTTATAGATTTACTTCTATCTAAAACCCAAATTATACTTCCATCTTTTTTTACAATTCTATATTCAACTTCAATTTTATCTTGTCTTTTTAATTGATTCAAAACAATACTATTAACCTTGTCTACATCTTCTTTATAAATTATATGTTTAAATCTATTTTTAAAAACTACATCTAAATCCTCTTCAGAATAACCTGTAAGTTCCAAAAATCCCTGGCTTACATAGGTCATAGTCATATCCTTATCTTTCAAGCAATTTTTAACACCACCTAATATATTATCAGTAAGTGTCTTAAATTTTTCTTTTTCATTTATAATAGTCTTCGTATTATTATTTATAATATAAGCTATATATACTACAAAAATTAATATAACTAATAAGATTTCTAATGCAAATATATATACATCATATGAAATATTGTCTGACTGAATAGATACTACTTCATTTGGTACAACAGAAAAAATATACCAATCATTAATTCCAAGTGGCTGATAATTCAACATAAATTTCTTATTATCCAAATGATAGTTAGAATATCCAGATTTATCGTTCTTCATATTTTCTTTTATAGCTTTTAAACAATTTACTTCATCACAATTATCTTTATTAAAAAGTTTAAATACACATGATAGCATTTTACTATTTTCATTTGTACTTTGAGCAATTACATCTCCATTTCGTTTTGCAATATAAACGTGTGCTTTTTTATCAAATGCAGGTAACCCCAACAATTCATTTAATTTGGTTGAATCATAAGATCCACTTAAAACACCTGCTACTTTCCCATCTTTATAAATAGGAGTAGCTAAAACTATTATTTCTTTTTTATCAATAATGGATTTTAAAGATTCTGATATATTTTTTTCGCCATTTTTAGCTTTTTTAAAATAAGCTCTATCTTTTACATTGCTAATAATTCCATCATTAGAATAACTTTTTCCATCCAATGTAGAAATAGACATTCTAATTAGAGAACTTCGCTTTACTCCAGAATCCATTAAATTAATCATCATCTCATTATTTATATTATCTAAATTTCCCATAAAACTAGCAATAGATTCAAGCATCTCAAATTGACCACTAAGTTTTGTCTTAAGATTAATTATATTATGCTCTGTAAATTCTGACAAATATGTATGTGTGGTCTCTTTCAACGCATTATCCAACTTAAACTTAAACTTAAAAATAGCCCCACAGGTTAAAATAATTATAATAATAAACAAGATACTAATACCTAAAATTTTTGGCTTTAGCCTGTTCACCATACTCACATCCTCATTATATATAATATATTATATGTTTATATTATATCTTCCTACTTTAATACATATTTTACTTTTTCCTATATTAGAATTAAACAACATATATTTAAATTTATCTATAAAAATTTTATTTTATATTTCTTTTAATTATATGTTAATTGATATATAAAAATTATTCTCTTTTATAATACTTCTATTAGTAAATTCTTTATAATTTCTTATAACTCTTTTTTCTTATAGTTCTTTTAATTCTTATAAATACCTCAAACAATTTAACATTGTCCCACATTTAATTTACAAGTAAAATTAGACTCAATACATCCTCCTTTTTAACACTTTAGTTTTAATGAATATAAAAAATATAACTTAATTTTCTTTTGATTTTAATAAGGCTTAATAATATAGTATATACTAATTATTATTCATTATTTTTCTAATTAATCACTATACCTTTTATATAATAAATCCTGTGCTCAAATTAAATTACCATTTTCTTAAGCTTCAACACTATAAAAAAATTATACGCTTCATACTCATACTTGAAACTTAGTTTTCGAATAATAATTCTAGCATGTCACTTTAATATCCTTTTATTTTTTCACTTTTGCTCATATAACAATATAATCTATAACAATAAAAAGAAGATTTCAAGGTTTATTATAAATACCAGCTATACAAATTTCCATTCTAAATTATAACATACAATATTGCTTTATTACTGTTAAATGTAAATTTATTCCATATGAAAATCTAAGAAAAAATTGACTTTTTAGAAAAATTTTTTCTTATAATATACTATTATTTCTAATTAAAAAATAAAGGCTAAAAAGTAGTAAAGTTTACTTTTTAGCCTTTGATTTTATTAATTATTCATTTATTTCGTGTAAGAATAGTCCACATCTTACTTTAGGTTCAAACCATGTTGACTTAGCTGGCATTATCTTGCCTGCATCTGCTACTCTTATTAAATCTTCAATACTTGTAGGATACATTGCAAATGCCACCTTCATATCCTTATTAACTCTTCTTTCTAATTCCTCAATACCTCTAATTCCACCAATAAAATCAATTCTCTTATCTACTCTAGGATTTTCGATTCCTAAAATAGCATCAATCACATAATTTTGTAGTATAGAAATATCTAATGAGTCAACTGGGTCTTCTATATCTAATAAATTCTTATTTGCCTTCATTTTGTACCATTTATCACCTAGATACATTCCGAAAGTTCCTTTTTTGTCAGGTTTATATTTTTCTTTACCTTCCATTTGTTCTATATCAAAATTTTCTTTTATTTTATTTATAAATTCTTCTTCATTTAAACCATTTAAGTCTTTGATAACTCTATTATAATCTAAAACCATCAGATTTTCATCTGGTGCAATCATTGCTATAAAATAATTAAATTCTTCTTTTCCAGTATAGTTCGGATTTTTAGCTCTCATTTCTTTAGCTACATTTTCTGCTGAAGCTGTTCTGTGATGACCATCTGCAATATATAAATAATCTAATTTTCCAAATTCATTTACTAAATTACATATTATATCATCACTATCAATCTTCCACACTGTATGCTCTATCTTGTCATCTGTCACAAAATCATATAAAGGTTCATGATTATCCATAAAATCATTTATTATATCATCTATTAATCTTTGATGTTTATAAGTTACAAGTATAGTTCCCGTATTAGCATCACAGTATTTTATATGATTAGTTCTATCAACTTCCTTTTCTGGTCTAGTGTATTCATGTTTTTTTATCGTTCCATCTAAACTTTCATCAACTGAAATACATG
This sequence is a window from Clostridioides difficile. Protein-coding genes within it:
- a CDS encoding DUF1015 family protein, translating into MATIKPFKAIRPNKYIVDKVAALPYDVMNSEEAREIAKGNPYSFLHIDKSEIDLDENINLYDEKVYLKARENLDEFRQQEILVKDEKDCIYIYKQVMDGRAQVGIVACISVDESLDGTIKKHEYTRPEKEVDRTNHIKYCDANTGTILVTYKHQRLIDDIINDFMDNHEPLYDFVTDDKIEHTVWKIDSDDIICNLVNEFGKLDYLYIADGHHRTASAENVAKEMRAKNPNYTGKEEFNYFIAMIAPDENLMVLDYNRVIKDLNGLNEEEFINKIKENFDIEQMEGKEKYKPDKKGTFGMYLGDKWYKMKANKNLLDIEDPVDSLDISILQNYVIDAILGIENPRVDKRIDFIGGIRGIEELERRVNKDMKVAFAMYPTSIEDLIRVADAGKIMPAKSTWFEPKVRCGLFLHEINE